One region of Zingiber officinale cultivar Zhangliang chromosome 7B, Zo_v1.1, whole genome shotgun sequence genomic DNA includes:
- the LOC122003888 gene encoding uncharacterized protein At5g01610-like encodes MDQMMGSVGTYWFSKQAGKEFSSVGGDINSLSNSVEGGAKWLVNKIKGKMQKPLPELLKEYDMPIGLFPEDATNYEFNDQTKKLTVFIPSVCEVEYKDSSVVRFFTEVNGYLEKGKLIEIEGIKTKVLLLWVKVSCISTEGPKLNFTVGLNKSRSRDVYEVVRRGILVDKF; translated from the exons ATGGATCAGATGATGGGCTCGGTTGGAACCTACTGGTTCAGCAAGCAAGCCGGCAAAGAGTTTTCCTCCGTCGGTGGCGACATCAAT TCACTTTCCAACAGTGTTGAAGGAGGTGCAAAATGGCTGGTGAACAAAATCAAAG GAAAGATGCAGAAACCGCTGCCTGAACtgttaaaagaatatgatatgccGATCGGCCTATTCCCAGAGGATGCCACTAACTACGAGTTCAATGACCAGACTAAGAAGCTGACAGTATTCATACCTTCTGTATGTGAAGTAGAGTACAAGGATTCATCAGTTGTGCGGTTTTTCACAGAAGTGAACGGATACTTGGAGAAGGGAAAGCTGATAGAAATCGAGGGAATAAAAACCAAGGTCTTGCTGCTTTGGGTAAAAGTATCTTGCATCTCCACTGAAGGACCCAAGCTCAATTTCACTGTTGGGTTGAACAAATCCAGGAGCCGAGATGTGTATGAAGTAGTCAGACGTGGGATTCTCGTTGACAAATTTTAA